From a single Bacillus sp. NEB1478 genomic region:
- a CDS encoding HXXEE domain-containing protein — MFTLELYNALWLFVVIFMLHDFEEIIVVEKWSMRTESKIKDTNSWMIKQVWKFWNINSYSFAKRDVFIFLTISTITFIKNITLDSSWSSTLYLSFLIFVLVHNIAHILQTFLLKTYTPGLYTSILLVSPYTIYLLIRLLS; from the coding sequence GTGTTCACTCTCGAGTTATATAATGCACTTTGGTTATTTGTTGTAATATTTATGTTACATGATTTTGAGGAAATTATAGTTGTTGAAAAGTGGTCTATGAGAACCGAAAGTAAAATAAAAGATACAAACAGCTGGATGATAAAACAAGTTTGGAAGTTTTGGAATATTAATTCCTATTCATTTGCTAAAAGAGATGTTTTTATTTTTTTAACAATATCAACTATAACTTTTATTAAGAATATTACTTTAGATAGTTCATGGAGTTCTACACTATATCTTTCTTTTTTAATATTTGTATTAGTACACAATATCGCCCACATCTTACAAACCTTCTTACTAAAGACATATACACCAGGTCTCTATACTTCTATTTTATTAGTAAGCCCCTATACGATTTATTTATTAATTCGTCTATTATCCTAA
- a CDS encoding DJ-1/PfpI family protein, producing the protein MIKTQWNVGILLYEGVDVLDYAGPYEVFTLSVYEEKDVPQLLMKGFNKKEKPFIVKTFSQFGDLITSNNGLKVKPDYSFENVDDQFDIVIVPGGPLFSIKEVAKNKEILNWISDFHKSGKMVASVCSGAILLAESGLLSGKKATTHWFAVDYMKSKYEEIEIVKNTRFVDQGNILTSAGVSAGIDMSLYIVEKLMGEEVARITARTEDYPYWSETKRDKK; encoded by the coding sequence ATGATAAAAACGCAATGGAATGTAGGGATACTACTTTATGAGGGTGTGGATGTACTTGATTATGCAGGTCCATATGAAGTATTTACTCTTTCTGTTTACGAGGAAAAAGATGTACCACAGTTACTAATGAAAGGCTTCAATAAAAAAGAAAAGCCCTTTATTGTTAAAACATTCTCACAATTCGGAGACCTTATTACATCCAATAATGGTCTAAAAGTCAAACCTGACTATAGTTTTGAAAATGTTGATGATCAATTTGATATAGTGATTGTACCAGGAGGGCCCTTATTCTCAATTAAAGAGGTTGCTAAAAATAAAGAGATCCTCAATTGGATTTCCGATTTTCATAAGTCAGGTAAAATGGTTGCTTCAGTTTGTTCAGGTGCAATTTTATTAGCAGAATCTGGCTTATTATCTGGTAAGAAGGCAACAACACATTGGTTTGCAGTTGATTATATGAAATCTAAATATGAAGAAATTGAAATTGTGAAAAATACTCGTTTTGTGGATCAAGGTAATATTTTGACATCTGCAGGAGTGTCTGCTGGAATTGATATGTCACTATACATAGTAGAAAAGTTAATGGGAGAAGAGGTTGCACGAATAACTGCTCGTACAGAGGATTACCCGTATTGGTCCGAAACTAAAAGAGACAAAAAATAA
- a CDS encoding TetR/AcrR family transcriptional regulator yields MSKGKETRKMILRKSAVIFNQQGFTGSSMSDIMNATGLEKGGIYRHFKNKDELALEAFEYAIGVLRDRYRAAIAGNKSAEDKLISVLSVYSNIDKEPPLEGGCPLLNTAIDTDDTHPLLHKRAQEAMNEWLRFLKSILKEGIVSGEFRPDLNIEDAAIFLSSAFEGNIMMGKLFNNSVYVQKYINQLKQYIELCIKK; encoded by the coding sequence ATGAGTAAAGGAAAAGAAACTAGAAAAATGATTTTAAGAAAATCAGCAGTAATCTTTAATCAGCAAGGGTTCACGGGATCTTCTATGTCAGATATTATGAATGCTACTGGTCTTGAAAAAGGAGGGATTTACAGGCACTTTAAGAATAAAGATGAACTAGCATTGGAAGCTTTTGAGTATGCTATTGGTGTGTTACGAGATAGATATAGAGCAGCGATAGCTGGAAACAAGTCAGCTGAGGACAAGTTAATCTCAGTGTTATCTGTGTATTCTAATATTGATAAAGAACCACCACTTGAGGGAGGATGCCCTCTTTTAAACACAGCTATCGACACAGATGATACACATCCACTTTTACACAAAAGAGCTCAAGAGGCAATGAATGAATGGTTAAGATTCTTAAAATCTATACTTAAAGAGGGTATTGTATCTGGTGAGTTTAGACCGGATCTAAATATTGAGGATGCTGCAATTTTTTTATCCTCAGCCTTCGAGGGAAATATTATGATGGGGAAATTGTTTAATAATAGTGTTTATGTCCAAAAATATATAAATCAATTAAAACAATATATAGAGTTATGCATCAAAAAATAA
- a CDS encoding MFS transporter, with the protein MHDTELSKRHWLLISTLTLLTFVLGTSEFVIVGILTDISSGLHITNAKAGTLVSAFAITFAIATPIVMSATSHFPKRKWMLFLIGAFIILNALCVISTSYTILLSLRMVTAIVTGVLISLAMIVASETMPPEKRGLAISFVFGGFTMANVVGVPIGTVIAEWYGWNATFMLTTVFGVIAFLASYFQLPHMKSQHRSSMRDQFSLLTHPRILMAFFIPSLGFGATYAVFTYLVPILKEMEAPSRSISLILFAYGFISIFSNILAGKIASHNAIGRLRFVFLVQAIVLFTLYWTTNHFIIGLVNIGLMSLMAILLTTSTQLYLIDLAGIYQPQAKGLAASLMPVASNVGIAFGSALGGMVYHQGNLMNVTWVGGLVAICASLLTFLSHRLDKKQLKTA; encoded by the coding sequence ATGCACGACACAGAATTATCCAAACGGCATTGGCTGCTTATCTCAACCCTTACTTTACTAACATTTGTACTCGGGACTAGCGAATTTGTTATCGTCGGAATCTTAACCGATATTTCCTCTGGTCTTCATATTACTAACGCAAAAGCTGGTACGCTTGTTTCAGCGTTTGCTATTACTTTTGCCATTGCCACACCAATCGTGATGTCAGCAACAAGTCATTTTCCAAAGCGAAAATGGATGTTGTTTTTAATAGGAGCGTTCATCATCCTGAATGCTTTATGTGTGATTTCAACGAGCTATACCATACTTCTTTCACTTCGGATGGTAACCGCCATTGTGACAGGAGTCTTAATCTCTCTTGCTATGATCGTTGCAAGTGAAACGATGCCACCTGAGAAACGTGGACTTGCGATTTCATTTGTTTTCGGTGGTTTTACAATGGCAAATGTTGTTGGCGTACCGATTGGCACAGTTATCGCTGAATGGTACGGCTGGAATGCAACCTTTATGTTAACAACCGTATTTGGTGTTATCGCCTTTTTGGCCTCTTACTTTCAATTGCCACATATGAAAAGTCAGCATCGCAGTTCGATGCGTGATCAATTTTCTTTGTTGACACACCCGCGGATTTTAATGGCATTTTTCATTCCTTCTCTTGGATTTGGAGCGACCTATGCGGTGTTTACGTATCTTGTTCCGATTCTAAAAGAAATGGAAGCACCAAGCCGTTCAATTAGTTTGATTTTGTTTGCCTATGGATTCATTTCCATCTTCAGCAACATTCTCGCTGGAAAAATCGCCAGTCACAATGCGATCGGCCGGCTTCGGTTTGTTTTTCTTGTACAAGCAATCGTTTTGTTCACTTTGTATTGGACGACAAATCATTTTATTATTGGATTGGTTAACATTGGCTTGATGTCGTTAATGGCTATCCTATTAACAACTTCTACCCAGCTTTATCTGATAGATCTTGCCGGTATTTATCAGCCGCAAGCAAAAGGACTCGCAGCTTCACTCATGCCAGTCGCAAGCAATGTCGGCATCGCCTTTGGTTCAGCATTAGGCGGAATGGTTTACCATCAAGGAAATTTAATGAATGTAACATGGGTCGGTGGTTTGGTTGCAATCTGTGCAAGTCTTCTCACTTTCCTAAGTCATCGTTTGGATAAAAAACAATTGAAAACTGCATAG
- a CDS encoding radical SAM/SPASM domain-containing protein: MKKFKKFYLEITSICNLACHFCPPTERQKQFISLEDFSKRLDQIKPHTDFIYLHVKGEPLLHPKIDQLLDLSHEKGFKVNITTNGTLINKNRHKLLNKPALRQMNFSLHSFDGHVGTSSTDKEGYVRSVLSFIKEATSQSELIVSLRLWNLTPDNATNLEKQRNRELLEIIENEFSLDYKIEEKITPGSGIKLADRIFINQDYEFKWPALHEEEDDGKGFCYGLRNQAGILANGTVIPCCLDGEGVINLGNINDAHFADIIEGDRANNLVDGFSRREAVEELCRKCGYRKRFGK, encoded by the coding sequence TTGAAAAAATTTAAGAAGTTTTACTTAGAGATCACAAGCATATGTAATCTCGCATGTCATTTCTGCCCGCCCACTGAACGGCAGAAACAGTTCATTTCTTTAGAGGATTTTTCTAAGAGGTTGGACCAGATCAAACCTCATACAGATTTTATATATTTGCATGTAAAAGGTGAGCCGCTGCTGCATCCTAAAATAGATCAGTTATTAGATTTAAGTCATGAAAAAGGATTTAAAGTTAATATTACGACCAATGGAACACTGATTAATAAAAATAGACACAAATTATTAAACAAACCAGCACTTAGACAGATGAATTTTTCCCTTCATAGCTTTGATGGCCATGTCGGTACGAGTTCTACGGATAAGGAAGGCTATGTGAGGAGCGTTCTTTCTTTTATTAAAGAAGCAACGAGTCAATCAGAGCTGATTGTTTCACTAAGGCTATGGAACCTCACGCCTGACAATGCTACGAACCTTGAAAAACAGCGAAATCGCGAACTGCTCGAAATCATTGAAAATGAATTTAGCCTAGATTATAAAATTGAGGAAAAGATTACTCCAGGAAGCGGCATTAAACTTGCTGACCGTATCTTCATCAATCAGGATTATGAGTTTAAGTGGCCTGCACTGCATGAGGAAGAAGATGATGGAAAAGGGTTCTGTTATGGTCTTCGAAATCAAGCGGGTATTTTGGCAAATGGAACGGTTATCCCTTGCTGTTTAGACGGTGAAGGTGTTATTAACCTTGGAAATATTAATGATGCTCACTTTGCTGATATTATCGAAGGCGATCGAGCAAATAACCTTGTAGATGGGTTTTCACGAAGAGAAGCGGTAGAGGAATTATGCAGGAAATGCGGTTATCGCAAAAGGTTTGGAAAATAA
- a CDS encoding 3-hydroxyacyl-CoA dehydrogenase: protein MNIQECKAIVTGGASGLGEATIRRIIENGGQAVIFDLSEERGKSLANELGSAVSFVKTDVTNEESVKKSIDAAINQMGSINAAVNCAGIGIAEKVLGKKGMHSLDLFSKVISVNLIGTFNVCRLAAESMMQNSENANGERGVIVNTASVAAFEGQIGQAAYSASKGGVVGLTLPLAREFARFGVRVMTIAPGLFHTPMFEMLPEEARISLGKMVPFPSRLGFPEEYAQLVQSIVENPMLNGETIRLDGAIRMQPR from the coding sequence ATGAACATTCAAGAGTGTAAGGCTATTGTAACAGGCGGCGCTTCTGGACTTGGGGAGGCAACAATCAGGAGAATTATTGAAAATGGCGGTCAGGCAGTTATTTTTGACCTTTCTGAAGAGCGTGGAAAAAGTTTAGCAAATGAGCTTGGTTCAGCTGTTTCTTTTGTGAAAACGGATGTGACGAACGAAGAAAGTGTAAAGAAATCAATCGATGCAGCAATCAATCAGATGGGTTCTATTAATGCCGCGGTAAACTGTGCTGGAATCGGTATTGCTGAAAAAGTGCTTGGAAAAAAAGGGATGCACAGTCTGGATCTTTTTTCGAAAGTAATTTCAGTCAACCTGATCGGTACGTTTAATGTTTGCCGCCTCGCCGCAGAAAGTATGATGCAAAACTCGGAAAATGCAAATGGTGAAAGAGGCGTTATTGTTAATACGGCTTCTGTGGCTGCATTTGAAGGGCAGATTGGCCAGGCTGCCTATAGCGCATCAAAAGGCGGAGTTGTCGGGCTGACACTTCCGCTTGCAAGGGAGTTTGCCAGATTTGGCGTGCGGGTGATGACAATAGCACCAGGACTTTTTCATACACCAATGTTTGAAATGCTGCCTGAAGAGGCGCGTATATCACTAGGGAAGATGGTTCCTTTCCCTTCTCGATTGGGTTTTCCGGAAGAATACGCTCAACTCGTACAGAGTATTGTAGAGAACCCAATGCTAAATGGAGAGACCATCCGGCTCGATGGTGCAATACGAATGCAGCCGAGATAA
- a CDS encoding sigma 54-interacting transcriptional regulator produces MELRDIMTEIDFLVTEEITLLKAIELMYQKKWNLLPVMNEKRQPVGVFTRSCLFRMLTDGCDLSTAIGTYIKRHVETIEIHTPADEIEIRVKSSKVGTGVVLNEDGTVAGILTKTDMVMSLLDSVNSLKNQLETILEHSNLGVMLTDQDRRIFFMNPKLQDMTGIKEENIVRKKADTVFTELKTIFSGEDEIISFAAGAVKTVATVSSYHSSEQGKGYIVLFRDTSEIEKMASELQTVKTLKKSLETALEFAYDGIIMTDEHERIQMVSPPFLDLFNLQEKDLLGKPVNKIVPHIQLNRVYKTHAAEISELMEMKGIKYIVQRIPIKEGDKVIGALGKVMFRQLNEVSELFKKLQRAEHKANYYHQQYNQSESARFTWDHIWSADPYMEKLKGSAAKAAKGRSTVLIRGESGTGKELFAHAIHNSSARCNGKFVIVNCAAIPEELLESEFFGYEEGAFTGARQKGKIGKFDLANGGTLFLDEIGDMSVALQAKLLRVLQEREFYRVGGTKKIHVDVRIIAATNRHLEEMVSDGTFREDLYYRLNVISLQVPPLRKRRENIPFLIKKLMEELNQMLGTSITGLEDDVKEALFHYEWPGNVRELKNILERAMTFAENGKIQLEDLPDYLLNTLPEKKPDRSITLVENAELETIKKALEQVKGNKSKAARMLGISRSGLYEKIRKYQLQ; encoded by the coding sequence GTGGAACTTAGAGACATCATGACGGAAATTGATTTTTTAGTCACAGAAGAAATCACATTGTTGAAAGCAATTGAGCTGATGTATCAAAAAAAGTGGAACCTTCTTCCTGTGATGAATGAAAAAAGACAGCCAGTCGGTGTTTTTACAAGAAGCTGTCTGTTCCGGATGTTAACAGATGGATGTGATTTATCGACAGCCATAGGCACATACATAAAGCGTCATGTTGAAACGATTGAGATTCATACACCTGCTGATGAGATCGAGATTAGAGTAAAATCCAGTAAAGTCGGAACGGGAGTCGTCTTGAATGAAGATGGGACTGTAGCAGGCATTTTAACAAAAACCGATATGGTGATGTCACTGCTTGATTCAGTAAATTCCTTAAAAAATCAGCTGGAGACTATTTTGGAACATTCCAATTTAGGTGTTATGCTGACTGATCAAGATAGAAGAATCTTTTTCATGAATCCTAAATTACAGGATATGACTGGGATAAAAGAAGAGAATATTGTCAGGAAGAAAGCGGACACCGTTTTTACAGAGTTAAAAACGATATTTTCTGGAGAAGACGAAATCATTTCGTTTGCAGCTGGAGCTGTAAAAACCGTTGCAACCGTCTCCTCTTATCATTCCAGCGAACAAGGAAAAGGTTACATCGTTCTTTTTAGAGATACGTCCGAAATTGAAAAGATGGCATCAGAACTGCAAACGGTCAAAACGCTGAAAAAATCGCTGGAAACGGCACTTGAATTTGCCTATGACGGCATCATCATGACGGATGAACATGAACGTATCCAAATGGTGAGTCCTCCGTTTTTGGATCTATTCAACCTACAGGAAAAGGACTTGCTTGGGAAACCTGTCAATAAAATAGTGCCACACATACAATTAAACAGAGTGTACAAAACACACGCTGCAGAGATCAGCGAATTGATGGAGATGAAAGGCATTAAATATATCGTCCAGCGCATCCCGATCAAAGAAGGAGATAAGGTTATAGGTGCTTTAGGGAAAGTGATGTTCAGGCAGCTGAATGAAGTCAGTGAACTGTTTAAAAAGCTGCAGCGGGCCGAACATAAGGCGAACTATTATCACCAGCAATACAATCAATCAGAATCGGCCCGGTTTACATGGGATCATATTTGGAGCGCAGACCCGTATATGGAAAAGCTGAAAGGAAGTGCTGCAAAGGCAGCAAAGGGGCGTTCAACCGTGCTTATTCGGGGGGAAAGCGGGACTGGAAAAGAGCTTTTTGCTCATGCGATCCATAATAGCAGTGCCAGATGCAACGGTAAATTCGTGATTGTCAACTGTGCTGCCATACCAGAGGAGCTGCTCGAATCAGAGTTTTTTGGCTATGAGGAAGGGGCTTTTACAGGTGCGAGGCAAAAGGGCAAAATCGGAAAGTTTGATCTCGCAAATGGAGGAACGCTGTTTCTTGATGAAATTGGAGACATGTCTGTGGCACTTCAAGCTAAGCTTTTAAGGGTGCTGCAGGAGCGGGAGTTTTACAGGGTTGGAGGAACAAAAAAAATCCATGTGGACGTAAGAATCATTGCCGCTACGAACCGCCATTTAGAAGAGATGGTGAGTGACGGAACGTTCAGGGAGGATCTATATTACCGTTTAAATGTCATTTCACTGCAAGTTCCTCCACTAAGGAAAAGGCGTGAAAACATTCCTTTTTTAATAAAAAAACTGATGGAAGAACTGAACCAAATGCTTGGCACCTCCATAACTGGCTTAGAAGATGACGTGAAAGAAGCGCTATTTCATTATGAATGGCCGGGTAATGTACGCGAACTGAAAAATATATTGGAGCGGGCGATGACTTTTGCTGAAAACGGCAAAATACAACTCGAGGATTTGCCTGATTACTTGCTGAACACGCTGCCTGAAAAGAAACCCGATCGTTCGATTACGCTCGTTGAAAACGCTGAGCTGGAAACGATAAAAAAAGCACTGGAGCAGGTGAAGGGCAATAAATCAAAGGCTGCTCGTATGTTAGGAATAAGCAGATCCGGTCTATACGAAAAAATTAGAAAATATCAACTTCAATAG
- a CDS encoding long-chain-fatty-acid--CoA ligase, whose amino-acid sequence MHIGGFLAQNARNFPERFAVECEGRTYTYGELNRSVNKLAHGLISLGVKKGEKIALFMKNSDYFMISFFAAAKIGAVVVPVNFRLAASEIQYIFNQSDTLLVICDSEFEETVINAKEGTGVQSIIVAGTPSMDESLAYDQILSNHEDEPAVDISESDDLEILYTSGTTGRPKGALFDHDRIFKVSLTMLVNMELKKDERFLHLAPLFHSAQLNLFMIAGVILGGSHFIHRDFHPLKALEAIQEHKITHLFAVPAMYNFMLQVPNVSDFDLSSIRRCGYGAAPMPPELVRKSISAFKTNQFYNLCGLTEAGPGGILLDPKGHEQHLGKSGKAGFLTEARVVYENGEDIAPGTVGEFILRGETIMKEYYKKTEETKTALKNGWLYTGDLATVDEEGYITLVDRKKDMIISGGENVYSAEVEVLLYEHPAILDAAIIGLPDEVWGEAVTAVIVLKEGAQIDEQELKSFCRQRLAGYKVPRRIFIEQQLPRNASGKILKYQLREKMNELTKS is encoded by the coding sequence ATGCATATCGGCGGTTTTTTAGCTCAGAACGCACGAAATTTTCCTGAGAGGTTTGCGGTTGAATGTGAAGGGCGGACATATACATATGGGGAACTGAATCGGTCCGTAAACAAGCTTGCACATGGATTAATAAGTCTCGGCGTTAAAAAAGGGGAGAAGATTGCCCTTTTTATGAAGAACTCCGACTATTTTATGATTTCTTTTTTTGCTGCCGCAAAAATCGGAGCAGTTGTGGTGCCCGTTAATTTCAGACTTGCTGCGAGTGAAATTCAGTATATTTTTAATCAGTCTGACACTCTCCTCGTAATATGTGACAGCGAATTTGAAGAGACCGTAATTAATGCAAAAGAAGGAACAGGCGTACAATCCATCATTGTAGCGGGAACTCCATCAATGGATGAGAGTCTGGCGTACGATCAAATCCTTTCGAACCATGAGGATGAACCGGCTGTAGATATTTCGGAAAGTGATGATCTGGAAATCCTATATACCTCAGGGACGACTGGAAGACCAAAGGGAGCGCTGTTTGATCATGACAGGATTTTCAAAGTCAGCCTCACCATGCTCGTGAATATGGAGTTAAAAAAGGATGAACGCTTCCTCCACTTAGCCCCATTATTTCATTCGGCACAGCTGAACCTGTTTATGATCGCAGGCGTCATCCTAGGCGGCAGTCATTTTATTCACCGGGACTTTCATCCATTGAAAGCACTAGAAGCCATTCAAGAACACAAGATTACCCATCTTTTCGCTGTGCCTGCCATGTATAATTTCATGCTGCAGGTTCCCAATGTGTCAGATTTTGATTTGTCGTCCATCAGGAGATGCGGATATGGTGCCGCTCCAATGCCGCCAGAACTTGTCCGTAAAAGTATTTCAGCATTTAAAACAAATCAGTTTTATAACCTTTGCGGGCTGACAGAAGCTGGTCCTGGTGGTATTTTACTCGATCCAAAAGGACATGAACAGCATCTTGGCAAGAGCGGTAAGGCGGGTTTCCTGACTGAGGCGCGTGTCGTTTATGAAAATGGGGAAGATATCGCACCCGGCACTGTTGGGGAATTTATCCTCCGCGGAGAAACAATTATGAAGGAATATTATAAAAAAACGGAAGAAACTAAAACAGCATTAAAAAATGGCTGGCTTTACACAGGTGATTTGGCAACTGTGGACGAGGAAGGGTATATCACACTTGTCGACCGAAAAAAAGACATGATTATCTCAGGCGGGGAGAATGTATATTCCGCAGAGGTAGAAGTTCTTCTTTATGAGCATCCAGCCATTCTCGATGCGGCGATCATCGGCTTGCCTGATGAAGTGTGGGGAGAAGCAGTCACTGCTGTCATTGTATTGAAGGAAGGTGCTCAGATTGACGAGCAGGAACTAAAAAGCTTTTGCCGTCAGCGGCTCGCAGGCTATAAAGTACCGAGACGTATTTTCATCGAACAGCAGCTTCCACGTAATGCATCAGGAAAAATACTAAAATATCAGCTGCGAGAAAAGATGAATGAACTCACAAAATCATAG